A DNA window from Halomicrobium mukohataei DSM 12286 contains the following coding sequences:
- a CDS encoding ABC transporter permease — translation MAGAHGPSSDAADDEVTPETASTILPTESPTLVWVGLGAGLLALEVGALATFLVAILSDTLAAASLPGVGFVEGIEAAARQLPTLLSRETVPNEGYWNGQRWVGTFLGLRPEVAWGIRVALIYLYALAVAGWAVLGYRLYRREYRAADWTPRDDVIDRFRNHGWGLFGLAVVFMFVVMAVFAPALGPTTVDKNMRNSYDNELTYWDAETDSVETILVGEANLASQSRGDGEERVGPMEYDDFGRFHPFGTLPTGRDLFTFIAVGSRISLVIGLLSVGLSVGVATSLALIGAYYKGRVDLGMVLVSDGVMAMPQLLLLIMLTTVLKDTWVAGLYSGAFLLALIFAFTGWTYMWRSLRGPALQVSERQWIDAAKSFGQRPRTIMRQHMLPYITGYLLIYGSMTLGGAIIAIAGLSFLGLGVSPPTPEWGRAVNLGQEYVDTGSWHISLIPGLLITLVVTGFNALGDGIRDAIDPRSDAAGSDADDGAAAGRGGGA, via the coding sequence ATGGCCGGCGCACACGGGCCGTCTTCGGACGCCGCCGACGACGAGGTCACGCCGGAGACGGCGTCGACGATCCTGCCGACCGAGTCGCCGACGCTCGTCTGGGTCGGTCTGGGCGCTGGACTGCTCGCGCTCGAAGTCGGTGCGCTCGCGACGTTCCTCGTGGCAATTCTGAGTGACACACTGGCGGCCGCGTCCCTCCCCGGCGTCGGCTTCGTCGAGGGGATCGAGGCCGCGGCCCGCCAGCTCCCGACGCTGCTGTCCCGCGAAACCGTCCCCAACGAGGGGTACTGGAACGGCCAGCGGTGGGTCGGGACGTTCCTCGGACTCCGGCCCGAGGTCGCCTGGGGGATTCGCGTCGCCCTGATCTACCTCTACGCGCTCGCGGTCGCGGGCTGGGCGGTGCTCGGCTACCGGCTCTACCGCCGCGAGTACCGGGCCGCCGACTGGACGCCCCGAGACGACGTGATCGATCGGTTCCGCAACCACGGCTGGGGACTGTTCGGACTGGCGGTCGTGTTCATGTTCGTCGTCATGGCGGTGTTCGCCCCCGCGCTCGGACCGACGACCGTCGACAAGAACATGCGCAACTCCTACGACAACGAACTCACCTACTGGGACGCCGAGACCGACTCCGTCGAGACGATCCTCGTCGGCGAGGCCAACCTCGCGTCCCAGTCCCGGGGCGACGGCGAGGAACGCGTCGGACCGATGGAGTACGACGACTTCGGGCGCTTCCACCCGTTCGGGACGCTCCCGACCGGGCGAGACCTCTTTACGTTTATCGCCGTCGGGTCGCGCATCTCGCTGGTGATCGGCCTGCTGTCGGTCGGGCTCAGCGTCGGCGTCGCCACGTCGCTGGCGCTGATCGGCGCGTACTACAAGGGCCGTGTCGACCTCGGGATGGTGCTCGTCTCCGACGGGGTGATGGCGATGCCGCAGTTGCTGTTGTTGATCATGCTCACGACGGTGCTCAAAGACACCTGGGTGGCGGGGCTGTACAGCGGTGCCTTCTTACTGGCGCTGATCTTCGCGTTCACGGGCTGGACGTACATGTGGCGCTCGCTGCGCGGACCCGCACTACAGGTCTCGGAACGACAGTGGATCGACGCGGCAAAGAGCTTCGGGCAGCGCCCCCGCACGATCATGCGCCAGCACATGTTGCCCTACATCACGGGCTACCTGCTGATCTACGGGTCGATGACGCTGGGCGGGGCGATCATCGCCATCGCCGGGCTCTCCTTCCTGGGACTCGGCGTCTCCCCGCCGACCCCGGAGTGGGGTCGCGCGGTCAACCTCGGCCAGGAGTACGTCGACACCGGCTCGTGGCACATCTCGCTGATTCCGGGCCTGCTCATCACGCTGGTGGTCACGGGCTTCAACGCGCTGGGCGACGGGATCCGTGACGCCATCGACCCCCGTTCGGACGCCGCCGGATCGGACGCCGACGACGGGGCCGCCGCCGGTCGAGGTGGTGGCGCGTGA
- a CDS encoding ABC transporter permease: MSRLRYIAKRVALSVPVVWLGTTMTWAIIYLGPIDPATRLLSEGQTQNPAAYEAARTQLGLDQPPLQHYFDWMGSLLTFDLGQTWLLYQGSDVNALILDFLPRTLWLGFWSVLIAVCIGVPLGFYAGMRSNTASDYVASMGGIVWRAMPNFWLGIMLLAVLGSSQAIFGFDWQSLWIELDALTGSPDLSRLHTVEGFLAATKKVLPAAIVLGSASMGNEMRIGRTAVLEVRNEDYVDLARAKGVSERALVWKHIFRNALIPLVPIITSEAFLLIGGSVLVETVFSINGIGLLFFNAATQGDLPLVGTLMYVFILLIVGVNLLQDVLYTVIDPRVGLEGA; this comes from the coding sequence GTGAGCCGACTCCGATACATCGCCAAACGGGTGGCGCTGTCCGTCCCGGTCGTCTGGCTCGGGACGACGATGACGTGGGCGATCATCTACCTGGGGCCGATCGATCCGGCGACCCGACTGCTCAGTGAGGGCCAGACACAGAACCCGGCGGCCTACGAGGCCGCACGGACCCAGCTCGGGCTCGATCAGCCCCCGCTCCAGCACTACTTCGACTGGATGGGGAGTCTGCTGACGTTCGATCTGGGGCAGACGTGGCTGTTGTACCAGGGCTCGGACGTGAACGCCCTGATTCTCGATTTCCTGCCTCGGACGCTGTGGCTCGGGTTCTGGTCGGTCCTGATCGCGGTGTGTATCGGCGTTCCGCTCGGCTTCTACGCGGGGATGCGCTCGAACACCGCGTCTGACTACGTCGCCTCGATGGGCGGGATCGTCTGGCGGGCCATGCCGAACTTCTGGCTCGGGATCATGCTGCTGGCCGTGCTCGGCAGTTCACAGGCGATCTTCGGCTTCGACTGGCAGTCGCTGTGGATCGAACTCGACGCTCTGACCGGCAGTCCCGACCTCTCGCGGCTCCACACCGTCGAGGGCTTCCTCGCGGCGACGAAGAAGGTGCTCCCGGCGGCGATCGTCCTCGGTTCGGCCTCGATGGGCAACGAGATGCGGATCGGCCGCACGGCCGTCCTCGAGGTTCGCAACGAGGACTACGTCGATCTCGCGAGGGCCAAGGGCGTCTCCGAACGGGCGCTGGTCTGGAAGCACATCTTCCGGAACGCCCTGATTCCGCTGGTCCCGATCATCACCAGCGAGGCGTTCCTGTTGATCGGCGGCAGCGTCCTCGTCGAGACCGTCTTCAGCATCAACGGGATCGGGCTCCTCTTTTTCAACGCTGCGACACAGGGAGACCTCCCGCTGGTCGGGACGCTGATGTACGTGTTCATCCTGTTGATCGTCGGCGTCAACCTCCTGCAGGACGTGCTGTACACGGTGATCGATCCGCGGGTCGGACTGGAGGGGGCCTGA
- a CDS encoding ABC transporter substrate-binding protein: MPEDTTRRGFLTVAGAGAATALAGCSSGPSEESTATDEPTDSTDDGGDESAEPSDASDDSTSSVSNTLQMMSPGPVQTLDPINAKGSGVGFNQYGSSLLDFPNGEYPPEGAVIEDYSMSDDGLTYTFQLKQGVSFHDGTELTADDVVYSFRRLAGSENSRNRDDIIGETMTIDHEKDASRTEPADEESLADYVPGSLAVDAVDDYTFEFTLASPFQYTLSQIAGGTFAILPAGSVGDVDGYDGEYEYNEFFSTAGDGPAYAGLGPFEVDEWNKGDALRLTAFDDYYGEGPELDGVTITVVESANTRFSRFQNGNADLMQEDISTAAFNPESVSIEETSGSRSVGTYTFDDGTTVNYGEIPALRTEYIVFNCLEVPLPVRRAFAYAMNQDEIAKNVYKGTGQPAYHMTPPAAYPTFEDGVSSAETYDRHAENGYQSVTEFGADGYPYGYGETLLDEARSVMEQAGYGENDRYEITATTIAGDSAYGSVFTRLQSKLRSAYIDMSIEESQFGTIISRAINGDMEVFGLGDGMEYPGPQNFLRFLWGNNPGSQFTRWGAEGSFYTEEYRQTAMDAWENKYQPDDSTQQSRNEAFQTVEEMNWASVQELPTVNPVAQRFWQEYVDVEMHGVMGNQTFDQVTKGE, from the coding sequence ATGCCTGAGGATACGACGCGGCGAGGCTTTCTGACGGTTGCTGGTGCCGGTGCAGCCACAGCGCTCGCAGGTTGTTCCAGTGGCCCGTCCGAAGAGTCCACCGCGACGGACGAACCGACCGACAGCACGGACGACGGCGGCGACGAGTCCGCCGAGCCCTCCGACGCTTCCGACGACAGCACGTCGTCGGTGAGCAACACGCTCCAGATGATGTCTCCGGGGCCAGTTCAGACGCTCGACCCGATCAACGCCAAGGGATCGGGCGTCGGATTCAACCAGTACGGCAGCTCTCTGCTCGACTTCCCGAACGGGGAGTACCCGCCGGAAGGTGCGGTCATCGAGGACTACTCGATGTCCGACGACGGGCTGACATACACCTTCCAGCTCAAACAGGGCGTCTCCTTCCACGACGGGACCGAGCTCACCGCCGACGACGTGGTCTACTCGTTCCGTCGTCTCGCCGGCTCCGAGAACTCTCGGAACCGCGACGACATCATCGGCGAGACGATGACGATCGACCACGAGAAGGACGCGTCCCGGACCGAGCCCGCAGACGAGGAGAGCCTGGCCGACTACGTCCCCGGCTCGCTCGCGGTCGACGCCGTCGACGACTACACCTTCGAGTTCACGCTCGCCTCGCCGTTCCAGTACACCCTCTCACAGATCGCCGGGGGCACGTTCGCGATCCTCCCCGCCGGCTCGGTCGGCGACGTCGACGGGTACGACGGCGAGTACGAGTACAACGAGTTCTTCAGTACGGCGGGCGATGGCCCCGCCTACGCCGGCCTCGGTCCGTTCGAAGTCGACGAGTGGAACAAGGGCGACGCGCTCCGCCTGACGGCCTTCGACGACTACTACGGCGAGGGTCCGGAACTCGACGGCGTCACGATCACCGTCGTCGAGAGCGCTAACACGCGCTTTAGCCGCTTCCAGAACGGTAACGCCGACCTCATGCAAGAGGACATCTCGACCGCCGCGTTCAACCCCGAGAGCGTCTCCATCGAGGAGACCAGCGGGAGCCGCTCGGTCGGGACCTACACCTTCGACGACGGCACGACGGTCAACTACGGCGAGATCCCGGCGCTCCGAACCGAGTACATCGTGTTCAACTGTCTGGAGGTCCCGCTCCCGGTCCGGCGCGCGTTCGCCTACGCGATGAACCAGGACGAGATCGCGAAGAACGTCTACAAGGGCACCGGACAGCCGGCCTACCACATGACGCCACCGGCGGCGTACCCGACCTTCGAGGACGGCGTCAGCAGCGCCGAGACGTACGACCGTCACGCCGAGAACGGCTATCAGTCGGTCACCGAGTTCGGGGCCGACGGCTACCCGTACGGCTACGGCGAGACGCTACTGGACGAGGCCCGGTCGGTGATGGAGCAGGCGGGCTACGGCGAGAACGACCGCTACGAGATCACCGCGACGACGATCGCGGGCGACAGCGCCTACGGCTCCGTGTTCACCCGCCTCCAGTCGAAGCTCCGGTCGGCCTACATCGACATGAGCATCGAGGAGTCCCAGTTCGGGACGATCATCAGCCGCGCGATCAACGGCGACATGGAAGTGTTCGGCCTCGGCGACGGGATGGAGTACCCCGGCCCACAGAACTTCCTGCGATTCCTCTGGGGGAACAACCCCGGCTCGCAGTTCACCCGCTGGGGAGCCGAGGGCAGCTTCTACACCGAGGAGTACCGCCAGACCGCGATGGACGCCTGGGAGAACAAGTACCAGCCCGACGACTCGACCCAGCAGTCTCGCAACGAGGCCTTCCAGACCGTCGAGGAGATGAACTGGGCCTCCGTCCAGGAACTCCCGACGGTCAACCCCGTCGCACAGCGGTTCTGGCAGGAGTACGTTGACGTCGAGATGCACGGCGTCATGGGCAACCAGACGTTCGATCAGGTCACGAAAGGCGAGTAA
- a CDS encoding DUF7529 family protein: MSENANEWGRTLETATEMADELRSEGWSVETVRAAHVAPEPPSHGETDRFGFVYLAQGEVADDVRSAVAEGEFDGYELFTHRDGSDLYAVTRLTDRDRDLAVLLVGAIDLTTAGELAAVARDRGEMYSHVKLVDGTHLATFRHDDADPFFPEDV; encoded by the coding sequence ATGTCGGAGAACGCCAACGAGTGGGGTCGAACCCTGGAGACCGCCACGGAGATGGCCGACGAGCTCCGGTCCGAGGGGTGGTCCGTCGAGACCGTCCGCGCGGCCCACGTCGCACCGGAGCCGCCGTCACACGGCGAGACCGATCGGTTTGGGTTCGTCTACCTGGCGCAGGGCGAGGTCGCCGACGACGTTCGATCGGCCGTCGCCGAGGGCGAGTTCGACGGCTACGAACTGTTCACACACCGGGACGGCTCGGACCTGTACGCGGTGACGCGACTGACCGATCGGGACCGAGACCTGGCAGTGTTGCTGGTCGGCGCGATCGACCTCACGACGGCCGGTGAGCTGGCCGCCGTGGCGCGGGACCGCGGCGAGATGTACTCTCACGTCAAGCTGGTCGACGGTACCCACCTGGCGACGTTCCGCCACGACGACGCCGACCCCTTCTTCCCGGAGGACGTATGA
- a CDS encoding metallophosphoesterase family protein has protein sequence MTEFDDAGPVVARLDEPRGDHTRFAVLADPHVSTRESGTSKLFEHTLDHLEAAVADIGRRDVDAVLSPGDLTKDGEPWNYDAVDEALSELDVPFYAVPGNHDVPKVRDEHDPLSVEAFADRYGPGELPYHAEVGGLDVIGLNTAGTADRLYESHEGRVTEATLDWLDETLAEAETPVVLLHHNLPSVSDQIDAHREIEPEMVEIPAMADADPLAETLADGGAQLLLSGHYHLPATGEYHGLREIAAPTTCSFPQSYLLCETTPEGTTVRLVPIADEVGLETAHARRSGDSATAKGLTAIAAARLASFPLVSE, from the coding sequence ATGACCGAGTTCGACGACGCCGGGCCGGTCGTGGCCCGACTGGACGAGCCACGCGGGGACCACACGCGCTTTGCGGTACTGGCCGACCCACACGTCTCGACGCGCGAATCGGGCACGTCGAAGCTGTTCGAACACACGCTCGACCACCTGGAAGCGGCCGTCGCGGACATCGGCCGCCGCGACGTCGACGCCGTCCTCTCGCCGGGCGACCTGACGAAAGACGGCGAGCCCTGGAACTACGACGCCGTCGACGAGGCGCTGTCGGAGCTCGATGTCCCGTTCTATGCCGTCCCCGGCAACCACGACGTACCGAAGGTCAGAGACGAACACGACCCCCTCTCCGTCGAGGCGTTCGCCGACCGCTACGGCCCCGGCGAACTCCCGTACCACGCCGAGGTCGGCGGTCTGGACGTGATCGGCCTCAACACTGCCGGCACGGCAGACCGGCTGTACGAGAGCCACGAGGGACGGGTCACCGAGGCGACGCTGGACTGGCTCGACGAGACCCTGGCCGAGGCGGAGACGCCCGTGGTCCTCCTCCACCACAACCTCCCGTCGGTGAGCGATCAGATCGACGCCCACCGGGAGATCGAGCCCGAGATGGTCGAGATCCCGGCGATGGCCGACGCGGACCCGCTGGCCGAGACACTCGCCGACGGCGGGGCACAGCTCCTCCTCAGCGGCCACTATCACCTGCCCGCGACCGGCGAGTACCACGGGCTCCGAGAGATCGCCGCGCCGACGACCTGCTCGTTCCCGCAGTCGTATCTCCTCTGTGAGACGACGCCGGAAGGGACGACGGTCCGGCTCGTCCCGATCGCCGACGAGGTCGGACTGGAGACCGCACACGCCCGCCGGAGCGGCGACTCCGCGACCGCGAAGGGTCTGACCGCGATCGCCGCCGCTCGGCTGGCCTCGTTCCCGCTGGTCAGCGAGTGA
- the rdfA gene encoding rod-determining factor RdfA: MSKVARLIDEWELDGVGQQLEEYWLGTGDEQYSLRELADWFNQRLLAAAHDRADEAYVDGEIENTYELLTDDDVGTGTRAEVETRLEQRGIDLESLRASFVSHQSIYTYLTDERGVSKPSEERSDSSQIEKTAESIRRLVSRTQAVVRNNLESLHNTDRITIGNFSVFVDVQVFCQDCGTQYSADELLTNGGCDCQDEPET; the protein is encoded by the coding sequence GTGAGCAAAGTCGCCAGGCTGATCGACGAGTGGGAACTCGACGGCGTCGGCCAGCAACTCGAAGAGTACTGGCTGGGGACCGGTGACGAACAGTACAGCCTCCGGGAGCTGGCGGACTGGTTCAACCAGCGGCTGCTGGCGGCCGCCCACGACCGGGCCGACGAAGCATACGTCGACGGCGAGATCGAGAACACCTACGAACTCCTCACCGACGACGACGTGGGGACCGGGACGCGAGCGGAGGTCGAGACGCGCCTCGAACAGCGCGGTATCGACCTCGAATCGCTCCGCGCGTCGTTCGTCTCCCACCAGAGCATCTACACCTACCTCACCGACGAGCGGGGCGTCTCCAAGCCCAGCGAGGAGCGGTCCGACAGCTCACAGATCGAGAAGACCGCGGAGTCGATCAGGCGACTGGTCAGTCGGACCCAGGCCGTCGTCCGCAACAACCTCGAAAGCCTCCACAACACCGACCGCATCACGATCGGGAACTTCAGCGTCTTCGTCGACGTACAGGTGTTCTGCCAGGACTGTGGGACCCAGTACAGCGCCGACGAACTGCTCACGAACGGCGGCTGTGACTGCCAGGACGAGCCCGAGACCTGA
- the dgoD gene encoding galactonate dehydratase gives MTRIVDYELFEVPPRWLFLKLETADGTTGWGEPILEGRAATVRTAVEELLEGYLLGEAAGRIEDHWQTMYRGGFYRGGPVLMSAIAGIDQALWDIEGKRTDRSVADLLGGSTREHVPVYKKLVPERVDRIPELATDAVEAGYETLKLLTTYQTAPLESGADVDAICEHLSLARDAVGRAVDIGVDLHGHVSASMAPRVCARLAADDPAFVEEPVRPEHLRTLDRSATHDVPVAFGERLYSRWEFRPHLEAGRVDIVQPDVSHAGGITEIAKIASMAETYGARVMPSCSVGPIAHAASTQLSHHLPNAVTQPDLGEHYVDAYVDNADELRSENGRVTLPDRPGLGVDVNEAGVRDHAGTGSDWRPPVRRYDDGSFVEW, from the coding sequence ATGACCCGGATCGTCGACTACGAACTGTTCGAGGTGCCGCCGCGCTGGCTGTTCCTGAAGCTCGAAACGGCCGACGGAACCACGGGCTGGGGCGAACCCATCCTCGAAGGGCGTGCCGCGACCGTCCGCACCGCCGTCGAGGAGCTACTGGAGGGGTACCTGCTGGGCGAGGCGGCGGGCCGGATCGAGGATCACTGGCAGACGATGTATCGCGGCGGCTTCTACCGCGGTGGCCCCGTGCTCATGTCGGCGATCGCCGGGATCGACCAGGCGCTGTGGGACATCGAGGGCAAGCGGACGGATCGGTCGGTCGCCGACCTGCTGGGCGGTTCCACGCGCGAGCACGTCCCGGTCTACAAGAAGCTCGTCCCGGAGCGCGTCGACAGGATCCCCGAACTGGCGACCGACGCCGTCGAGGCGGGCTACGAGACGCTCAAGCTACTGACGACCTACCAGACCGCCCCGCTGGAGTCGGGGGCCGACGTCGACGCGATCTGTGAGCACCTGTCGCTCGCTCGCGACGCGGTCGGTCGGGCGGTCGACATCGGGGTCGACCTCCACGGTCACGTCTCGGCGAGCATGGCCCCGCGGGTGTGCGCCCGGCTCGCGGCGGACGACCCCGCGTTCGTCGAGGAGCCCGTCCGGCCCGAGCACCTGCGGACGCTGGATCGGTCGGCCACCCACGACGTTCCGGTGGCGTTCGGCGAACGGCTCTACTCGCGCTGGGAGTTCCGTCCGCACCTCGAAGCGGGGCGGGTCGACATCGTCCAGCCCGACGTCAGTCACGCGGGCGGGATCACCGAGATCGCGAAGATCGCGTCGATGGCCGAGACCTACGGGGCGCGGGTGATGCCGAGTTGCTCGGTCGGGCCGATCGCCCACGCGGCCAGCACGCAGCTCAGCCACCACCTCCCGAACGCCGTCACGCAGCCCGACCTGGGCGAGCACTACGTCGACGCCTACGTCGACAACGCCGACGAACTGCGCAGCGAGAACGGGCGGGTAACCCTTCCTGATCGGCCCGGCCTCGGCGTCGACGTGAACGAGGCGGGCGTCCGGGACCACGCCGGCACGGGAAGCGACTGGCGACCGCCGGTCCGACGGTACGACGACGGGAGTTTCGTCGAGTGGTGA
- a CDS encoding IclR family transcriptional regulator, which yields MADGDRIAATKTAFELLDVVYRSGGASAAELMDATGLSRGGVYKHLRTLVEVGALANRDGVYELGPTVAEYGVAASASHAVLDQTDAVDRLARRIDAPANLWVSDGEECHCRYTTGTDRAAYPRAVGDSERLVESPPGKVVLARLPTRQRTELVGTHNETLLSQLETARERQFLEERLLSAPDWVSIAAPVLAPGGDAAAAIEAVVPSDRADQLDATTVGERLVETAAEMQ from the coding sequence ATGGCAGATGGCGACCGCATCGCGGCGACGAAGACGGCCTTCGAACTGCTGGACGTGGTCTACCGGTCCGGCGGCGCTTCGGCCGCGGAGTTGATGGACGCGACCGGGCTCTCTCGGGGGGGCGTCTACAAACACCTGCGCACGCTCGTCGAGGTCGGCGCGCTGGCGAATCGCGACGGCGTCTACGAGCTGGGGCCGACGGTCGCCGAGTACGGAGTGGCGGCGAGCGCTTCCCACGCGGTCCTCGACCAGACCGACGCGGTCGATCGGCTGGCCCGCAGGATCGACGCCCCGGCGAACCTCTGGGTGAGCGACGGCGAAGAGTGTCACTGTCGATACACGACGGGCACGGACCGCGCTGCGTATCCCAGGGCCGTGGGCGACAGCGAGCGACTCGTCGAGAGCCCGCCCGGGAAAGTGGTCCTCGCTCGACTCCCGACGCGACAGCGGACGGAGCTGGTCGGCACCCACAACGAGACGCTACTCTCACAGCTGGAGACGGCCAGAGAGCGTCAGTTCCTGGAGGAACGACTCCTCTCGGCACCCGACTGGGTCTCGATCGCGGCCCCGGTGCTCGCGCCGGGCGGGGACGCCGCGGCGGCGATCGAGGCCGTCGTCCCGTCCGACCGGGCAGACCAGCTGGACGCGACGACGGTCGGTGAGCGGCTCGTGGAGACGGCAGCGGAGATGCAGTAG